The window GATCTTGCCGGCCTTCGCTGCCTGGATCTGCACGTTGTCCAACACTAGATTTTTGATCGGTGCCTCTGGCAGCCCCTCGACGTCCATCGCCACCTTCGCTCCGGTCACCTTCAAGTTCTCAATGTGAATGCCATCAAAGCGCGCCGTCAGTCTCGTGACCGGCATCGTCGTGGCGGTAACAGCACCCGCACGATCGCCACCGTAGTAGTCCGTGATCTGAATCGCAGTCCCTACGCCCTCCATCGTGATGTCCTTGTAGCTGAAATCGCTCAAGTCACCGCCGCGATCGCGCCCGCTCTTCAGCCGGATACCCTGCGTCGTCCCTTTGAACTGCACGCGCTCTACATGCACATGCTGCACGCCGCCTGCGACCTCACTGCCGACGCTCATCCCGTGGCCCTTCAAAAACACGCAATCCCGGATCGTGATGTCATGCGACGGCGCATCCGGCCCCGGAGAACCGGGCTGTCCACTCTTGATCGCCACGTTGTCATCACCCGTGTCGATCGTCACATGATCGATCAGGATGTTCCCGGAGCTGAACGGATCGATCCCGTCCGTGTTGTGCCCAGCTGGCAGCGGCGCCAGAACCTTCATGTTCCGAAACGTCAGATCATCCGAGTAGTACGGCACGATCTGCCACATCGGCGAGTTCTCGACCGTCACATTCTCCATGACCACATGCTTGCAGTGATCGAACACAATCAGCCGCGGCCGCGTCTGGTGCGGATTCACCCACCAGCTTTCGCCCCGTCCATCAATCACCCCGCCGCCGCGAATCGTGATGTCCTCGGCATTCATCGCGCTCAAGAGACTCTGCCGGCCCTTGTCATGAAACTGCTCAATCTCGAGATAGTCATCGTGATTCGTACTCCCCTCGAGCGTCGTCCCTGCAGCAATCTCCAGCGTGATATGGCTCTTCAGCACCAGCGGCGCGCTCACAAAATTCGCCGCACCCGCCAGCCGCACCACACCACCGCCGCTCGCCGCACAATCATCAATCGCCTTCTGAATCGCCGCCGTGTCCAGAGTCGACCCATCCCCCTTCGCGCCATACTGCTGGACCGCGCATACCTTGCCGCTCTGCGCCGAAGCCACACCCACCGGCAACAACAGTGCCGCACCCACAAACAGAATCGTCTTCACGCTCACCTCATCGACGCGCGCGACCTTTCGACGCGCCACTTCCATCTTGTCAGAACCCGGCCGGCCGCTCCTGTGCAACATTGAACGCCTTCTCCAGCGCGACACCGGCCGCGCACAGCGTCCCTTCGTCGAACAGTCTTCCAACCAGCGTCACGCCATGCGGCACTCTGCGCGGCGGATTGAACTTCGGCAGCGGATGCTTCGGGTCCGGAGCCCAGTCGCTCCGCGCCTCGCTCACCTCTACAAATCCCGCACGCAACGTCAGCGACGGGTGCCCCGTAAAGTTGAAGATAACCAGCTGCTCATCACGCAAGCTCGGCACCAGCAACAGATCAACATCCTTGAACACTCTCGCGATCTCCAGCGCAACCTTTCTCCGCAGCCGGTCCGCCTGCACAAAGTCAACCGCACTCAAAAAGCGCGACTGCCGGAAAGTATTCGGCCACGCGTCTGGCACCTGCATCTTCAACTGATCGACCTCGCCATCCAGCGTGATCTTCTCGAACGCCGCCGCAGCCTCCGCAAACAGGATGATGTTCAGCGAGTCATACGCCCAGTTCGGCAGCGTCACCGGAACCGCCGTCATCCCCAGCTGCTTCACCACCTCCAGCGCATGCCGATCCACATCCGTCGCCGGCGCCTCATGCATCCAGCTCTCGATGTACCCCACACGCAGCGACTTCACGTCTGCGCCCCCGCCAATCGGCTGCGAGGCCACACTCCCCGTGTCGCTCGGATCAAATCCCGAGATCACGTTCAGCACCATCCGCGTGTCCTCGACGCTGCGCGCCATCGGCCCCAGCTTGTCGCACGTCCAGCTCAACGTCATTGCACCCGTCCGCGGCACGCGTCCGAACGTCGGCCGCAATCCGGTCACACCGCAGCGCATGCTCGGCGAAATAATCGATCCCTGCGTCTCGCTCCCAATCGCAAAGCCCACCAGTCCCGCCGCCACCGCCGCACCCGGTCCCGCGCTCGACCCAGACGATCCCTCCTCCAGCAGCCAGGGATTCTTCGTCTGCCCGCCGAACCACACATCATTTAACGCCAGCGCACCCAGACTCAACTTCGCCACCAAGACCGCGCCAGCCTCATTCAAGCGCTGCGTAACCGTCGCGTCCTTCGTCGGCACGCGGTCGCGATAAAACTCCGCTCCCCACGTCGTCCGAATCCCCGCTGTATCCAGCAAATCCTTCGCCCCCCATGGAATCCCATGCAAAGGCCCACGATATTTGCCTGCTGCAATCTCTTTGTCCGCCGCGCGTGCCTGCTCGAGCGCGTGCTCCTCGCACAACGTAATCACGCAGTTCAGCTTTGGATTGAAGCGCTTCAGCCGCTCCAGGTAAATCTTCGTCAGTCGTTCCGACGTAATCATCTTGCCTGCGATCATCGCCGCAAGTTGCCTTACAGAGGCAAATGCAATGTCTTGCTCGCTTCCAGAGAGTGGCACGTACCCGACGCCGAGTTCCGTTCGCACACGCTTTTCATCCGCAGCGGGCTCCGGCTCCATCAGAGTCAATCGCGGATTCCACACCGTCGCCGGCGCATCCCCATACTCAATCGCCACCTTCCGCGGCCCGGTCCTGCGCTCGTAAACCGCAGCCATCGACTCCCGCCAGTTCCCTGCCACCTCCGCACGATGCGCCGGCGACATCGTCACCTGCACCAGCTTCTCCGCTTCCGCAAACGTCGCCGGCGTCACCTCCGGCCCCACCGGAGCCGCCGTGCCAAACGCCGGCGGAGCTCCCGGCGTCGTCGGTGTCTGCGGACTCCCAGACGCCTGCCCCTCGGCGATCTCCGCTTCACCTGCTACTACGGCACCAATCAATCCCATCGAACTCTGCGCAAGAAACTCCCGCCGCGAACGTCCCATCGGCCTCCTCCACACATCCAACCCATCAACCGCGAATACCGCCCGTTATAGCACCCACTCTTCACTATTCACTGCAGTACCCTCACTTCCATGCCGCTCGCCACCCTCACCCTCGAGCTCGCCATCGAACACGCGCAGTCCCTCAAAGACCGCCGCCAGGTCGTCCGCTCGCTCAAGGAAAAACTCCGCCACAGCTTCAACATCTCCATCGCCGAGCTCGACGACGCCATGATCTGGAACCGGGCCACCCTTGGCATCGCCGCTATCTCCAACTCTGCCAGCTACCTCGCCGGTCAGCTCCGCGAGGTAGAATCCGCCGCCCGTCGCCTCGCCGTTGGTCTGGGATGCGACATAATAGAGTCCTGGCTCGACTCAGATGTGCACCTCGAGTCACCCGATTGAGCCATGT of the Acidobacteriaceae bacterium genome contains:
- a CDS encoding DUF503 domain-containing protein — encoded protein: MPLATLTLELAIEHAQSLKDRRQVVRSLKEKLRHSFNISIAELDDAMIWNRATLGIAAISNSASYLAGQLREVESAARRLAVGLGCDIIESWLDSDVHLESPD
- a CDS encoding glycoside hydrolase family 28 protein, which produces MLHRSGRPGSDKMEVARRKVARVDEVSVKTILFVGAALLLPVGVASAQSGKVCAVQQYGAKGDGSTLDTAAIQKAIDDCAASGGGVVRLAGAANFVSAPLVLKSHITLEIAAGTTLEGSTNHDDYLEIEQFHDKGRQSLLSAMNAEDITIRGGGVIDGRGESWWVNPHQTRPRLIVFDHCKHVVMENVTVENSPMWQIVPYYSDDLTFRNMKVLAPLPAGHNTDGIDPFSSGNILIDHVTIDTGDDNVAIKSGQPGSPGPDAPSHDITIRDCVFLKGHGMSVGSEVAGGVQHVHVERVQFKGTTQGIRLKSGRDRGGDLSDFSYKDITMEGVGTAIQITDYYGGDRAGAVTATTMPVTRLTARFDGIHIENLKVTGAKVAMDVEGLPEAPIKNLVLDNVQIQAAKAGKIFYAQVQSRGLKIMSADGEPLTVGTGVTGSLK
- a CDS encoding amidase family protein codes for the protein MGRSRREFLAQSSMGLIGAVVAGEAEIAEGQASGSPQTPTTPGAPPAFGTAAPVGPEVTPATFAEAEKLVQVTMSPAHRAEVAGNWRESMAAVYERRTGPRKVAIEYGDAPATVWNPRLTLMEPEPAADEKRVRTELGVGYVPLSGSEQDIAFASVRQLAAMIAGKMITSERLTKIYLERLKRFNPKLNCVITLCEEHALEQARAADKEIAAGKYRGPLHGIPWGAKDLLDTAGIRTTWGAEFYRDRVPTKDATVTQRLNEAGAVLVAKLSLGALALNDVWFGGQTKNPWLLEEGSSGSSAGPGAAVAAGLVGFAIGSETQGSIISPSMRCGVTGLRPTFGRVPRTGAMTLSWTCDKLGPMARSVEDTRMVLNVISGFDPSDTGSVASQPIGGGADVKSLRVGYIESWMHEAPATDVDRHALEVVKQLGMTAVPVTLPNWAYDSLNIILFAEAAAAFEKITLDGEVDQLKMQVPDAWPNTFRQSRFLSAVDFVQADRLRRKVALEIARVFKDVDLLLVPSLRDEQLVIFNFTGHPSLTLRAGFVEVSEARSDWAPDPKHPLPKFNPPRRVPHGVTLVGRLFDEGTLCAAGVALEKAFNVAQERPAGF